The genomic region tgggattatactgggagttactgggactATACTAGGGGCAATTGGTAGAACTGGGAACACACTGGATGAAagtgggagcaactgggagaaCCTGGGACCACGTTGGGGACAAATTGCATAAAAATGGGGAATGACTGGGAACAACTGGGCTCATATTGGGAAGAAGAGGGATCCTGCCAGGAGTGAGGGGAAGTGACCAGGATCATTCTAGGAGTGACAAGGAAAATGGAAGCACACAGGGGCAGCAAATGGGCtcatgctgggagcagggctcctGGACAGGATAGATGGGGGGCCAAACCaaacaaggtgaggtttaaaaagtccaagtgctgggtcctgcactttggccacaacaaccctgcagcactacaggctgggggcagagtggctggagagcagccaggcagaaagggacctgcagggagtgacagacagcaggctggacatgagccagcagtgtgcccaggtgggcaagaaggccaatggctcctggtctggctcaggaatggtgtggccagcaggagcagggcagggattcttcccttGTGCTCAGCATTGGCTGGGCAgcacctcaagtgctgtgtccagtcctGGGCTCTCAGTttaagaaggacatggagggactggagcatgtccagagaagggcaacaaggctggtgaggggtctggaacacaagtcctgttaggagtggctgatggagctggggttttatcctggagaagaggaggctaAGAGGACACAAGGAGTGCCAGGGCACAGGTTaaacttgatgatctccaaggtcttttccaaccttgctgattctgtgattctctgaagCCCCgcttggagcagttgcaggaggagccctgggcctcctcttcagaagctccagcagcccaggtccctcagcttctcctgccagccccaaagcccatcctgtcagtcctgcagagcctctgcaacTCCTCCTCattgcccagaacagggagccccagagccagacacagcagcccagatgtgcccccctggcctggggtgcctctggcaagggagaagcaccaggcactgcaggaaccTGCAGACAATTTCTGCAGCACTTataggatgatcctgctgcccaagggacgttcccatggtgccaTGTCAGAAACTGCAGTGAGGAGTGGAGTCAGACaagaaagggcaaacagggatgggctgtttgcaggggagggaacaggggTGGGAGAGGAAGAAATCTGAACAAGGAAGAgtagaaaaaaagcaaaggtgaagccagggaaatgctcagggcagtttgggggtggctgccaggcagccctggctctgagcaacagcgtctgcagtgggacaggaaactcccagctgatgggaacaaactttctggctgactgcagaggccaggacaaagctgagtggtttccctggtgtcccccagcccttgctggccccaggggctgatggcatttgtgctccctcaggttcatgtccccacaccaacagcatgggggtgctccccctgctgtgtgcaatgcaaacaggggctgctgagccagtgctgccatgtctgtgcctgcaaggatggggcacctgtgtgagctgggggagaggccagggctgcagaggggggatgttgttggcagctccatgaggacgctctgggacgctgccctgggctgtgcagcgcactggggatggatcagcctctgctctgctgctccttcccctctgccccagggcccttgcagagccccagccatgctgtttgcccccagcctgcccacggccagcctggggctgctcacggggcttttctgtgctgagcattggcctggggtgttcttgagagagcctgggcaaggagcctggagcccccaggcctggcctgaggcgtcagtgctgccccagcagtgcccatggcctgtccctgctgcagccccggcactgccacccccagggctgtgcccggccctgagagcactcaggccctgcagcaacaccagggccaccagggcagcggggcagggccacggcagcagcactggcaacaccaagtgctgctgctgctgggcacagctgctgggccagcactgatctgcccccagctctgcacacagacattgctgctgccgctccagagaaggaacaaaagggcatctctgcagaaaactttccTGAGACATCCTTTAGTTCATTTACAGccactgagagcacagctcctcatAGAAATAGGCTGTGGGTCACAgtaaaggagaagggaaagaaaatgagaagtggcacaaacaatgacatcagtttatagaaaatattttaaattaaaaaaaagataaaaaacctccaaaaggaaACCAACAAGAAGTATTGAAGattacttttattacaagtgattggCACACACgggccagcagtttaatgtttcagtgtccacactgcagccttgagctcctggttcctcaggctgtagatgagggggttcagggctggaggcaccaccgagtacagaactgacagggccagatccagggatggggaggagatggagtgGGGCTTCAGGTAAGCAAATGCTGAAGTGCTGACAAACAGGGAAACCACAGCCaagtgagggaggcaggtggaaaaggctttgtgccgtccctgctcagaggggatcctcagcacagccctgaaaatCTGTGCATAGGTAacaacaatgaacacaaaacaaccaaatacCAAACACACACTAACTGCAATgagcccaagttccctgaggtaggatttaaagcaggagagcttgaggatgtgtgggatttcacagaagaactggcccagggcattgccatggcacagaggcagggaaaatgtattggctgtgtgcagcagtgaatagagaaaggcactggcccaggcagctgctgccatgtgggcacaagctctgctgcccaggagcgtcccgtagtgcaggggtttgcagatggacacgtagcggtcataggacatgatggtcaggagggaaaGCTCTGATCCAATgaagaacacaaagaaaaagagctgtgcagcacatccagtgtaggagatattcctggtgtcccagagggaattgtgcatggctttggggacagtggtgcagatggagcccaggtcgctgagggccaggttgagcaggaagaagaacatgggcgtgtgcaggtggtggtcACAGGCTACGGCGGcgatgatgaggccgttgcccaggagggcagccagggagatgcccagcaagaggcagaagtgcaggagctgcagctgccgcgtgtctgccaatgccaggagaaggaagtggctgatggagctgctgttggacatttgtgCTGTCTTGGCATGGGGCTCTGTAAAAAAagtaatcatggaatagttggGTTTGGAGAGAACtttaaatatcccagcacagcctgggggcactttctccccactgcctgcccagggctctgctgcctggagctgtccctgccagcagctgcttccctgtgcccagggctgggccctgccagtgctgccagagcccagcccagccctgggggctcagctctgccctgcagacccctcccagctcaggcactgctcaggggcagctctggctctgcagcctctgatgGCAATGTCAGAGCAACCCTGAGGAGCCTGGAAAAGCGACACTGATGCTGCCTTTGGGGTCCTGTGCTGATTGCTGTTGCTCCCTGGTTTATTCAGATcacaaagaatttaattttccaaCCTTAACTGAGTGATGAATGTCTGTGTGCAATTTCCAACCCAGACCAGTGGTttaaaaaaagcaggattttcccttttctgcagcccctgcttcACTATGCTCCCTGTGAAATCTACTTGGAAATATTCTGCAGTCAAATGCCCTACTAGGAGcagtcctgaacaatgcagcaCCCTCCCCACAAaaggagaacacttccaagcctgaccagctgtctcctccaACCCAGATCTTGTCACcccatgctgggagcagctgccagggctggctgagagctgtccctggcaggcagcagagtccctgccccagcacagcgccctgggctgcaggaccctgctctgcacgacagccctgggcacccctggctgctctgcacaagagacagtgagagaatgtactcacagggtctgcaggcattgggatgttccagctttaggagatggctccaggagctgcagctgcattgtcctgcagccagaggttcctgtgccaagggctggcagtgattctgccccaggcacttctcagcaccttcccagccctgactgattgaagctctctgtgcctctgtgctgtgcccagggtggctgcaggcagtgccccagccctgctgggctggcagaagagctgctcatcaggagaaatgtgcttttgaagttCTTCCTGGtttccaggagctgcctctgtgccaggagcccgcccagctcagcagcacagacacagcacaaggactttaatgagcctctggggctttgtgctgagGCCCTGagcatcagtccctgagaggcagctgaagaaacctctccagaactccaagtcagaatccaactccaaactttcttggacttttaatgggtcccactgaggagcACAaatgagaaagtgtccccaggcagagcagagaactggaggcagtgatgacaggtggggacaaagagaagccaagtcttggtgccctggggcacagcagggtctgtgccaccaagggctgtgaggagacaccttgtcctgaggcactggggcctcctggcacagccccagccaggctgggcactgtcagctccttgtcctgccctcagcatcccccctagcccacatcccagtggcctcaaggatctgctggaaggagtccctggggagccttgctcagcaaTGGCCCTGAGGGCTCCTtaatgctccctgcagggactgcaggtttttcaaagaactttggctttggcttttgccttggagtctttGAGAgctttgtgcaatcatggcctccaattttctgctgtaattattccctggagaggctttctcagtaacaacactccgtggggctcattaatactacagggtacttcagttattttaaggtacttggtgtttcccttttgatacacaCTCTGTGAGAGgttatctgctttaatgagtcctggagagctttgtactgacactcagtggggctcattaatgcctTGAGATACTCAGGATTTTTAAGGTGCTTTATGGATTTTAGTATACTTTTAGGTGCTTTTAAGGAATTTATTCCAAAATTGAGtgtctgagaggtttttgtgccatcctggcctccaattctGTTGTCCAAGGTGTCCATGAGGATCCTGTGTTGGGTATCTTCCCCCTTTCTCTTTCACAAcaaagatggaactgaaagaattttgtagTCTTTCTGAAAGCATCCAAACATACGTGGGACAATTACCAAAACAGCAACGACCACTAAAAGAATTAATAGTCCTGTTTTAGATAGACATCATCCAACCCTTTAGTCCCTTGGATTGGAAGAGTTTATTGAACCAGTcgttgttttccacttgaagcttTTGAACCTTCCTTCAGTACGTGAATGCTCTTGTGGTTGACTTGCTGTGGATTGGAgaggttcatgcaacacatgcccTCAGAGTCTACAAAGCCATGCCCAAGTATCCAAGTAAAAACTCTATCACTGTTCTGCATGTTGGCATGTCTGATGGTCTCtgtgtctgagagcaggccACTCATTGTGA from Zonotrichia leucophrys gambelii isolate GWCS_2022_RI unplaced genomic scaffold, RI_Zleu_2.0 Scaffold_701_26271, whole genome shotgun sequence harbors:
- the LOC135441927 gene encoding olfactory receptor 14I1-like; translation: MSNSSSISHFLLLALADTRQLQLLHFCLLLGISLAALLGNGLIIAAVACDHHLHTPMFFFLLNLALSDLGSICTTVPKAMHNSLWDTRNISYTGCAAQLFFFVFFIGSELSLLTIMSYDRYVSICKPLHYGTLLGSRACAHMAAAAWASAFLYSLLHTANTFSLPLCHGNALGQFFCEIPHILKLSCFKSYLRELGLIAVSVCLVFGCFVFIVVTYAQIFRAVLRIPSEQGRHKAFSTCLPHLAVVSLFVSTSAFAYLKPHSISSPSLDLALSVLYSVVPPALNPLIYSLRNQELKAAVWTLKH